A region of Nocardioides alkalitolerans DNA encodes the following proteins:
- a CDS encoding AMP-binding protein produces the protein MTGISGWARYWARFGADRPALLADDGGRTWGELERGCAEVAAGMVAVGIAHGDRVGGLMRNAPEHFEVVLACARIGAVFVPLNPLLTAAELRDIAGDADLAAVVTDTGFLPVLGVLEELVGAERIFFVGDVPEQGRGLAELRTHGALGHDLDVRADDPLMICYTSGTTGRAKGAVLTHANMEGVAASAIAVDALGFRDRAVVTVPLAFTGAGVSFAIPFLRCGGSILIRDSFDPARLLDDIEHRGVSFVGVVPVILERLAAQPDFAERDLSGLRVAKVGGAAVPEHLLRTYHDRGVGLVNAYGLTEGSGLNLELQAHEALRRLGSVGLPLWGQEARVLDPSGRTCAPGEPGELVLGGSCVLQEYWRNPAATADTIRDGWLHTGDLATTDEDGYVRIVDRSKDMIISGGLNVYPAEIESVLAGHPDVVEVAVVGVPDERWGETPVACVVSANPDLDLADLTTYVAGSLATYKRPTRLELRSEPLPRGMSGKVLRRELRSALVDRSSAAVAGAGS, from the coding sequence ATGACAGGGATCAGCGGATGGGCCCGCTACTGGGCACGGTTCGGTGCGGACCGCCCCGCGCTGCTCGCGGACGACGGGGGTCGCACCTGGGGCGAGCTCGAGCGCGGATGCGCCGAGGTGGCCGCCGGCATGGTGGCCGTGGGCATCGCGCACGGCGACCGCGTGGGCGGGCTGATGCGCAACGCGCCCGAGCACTTCGAGGTCGTGCTGGCCTGCGCGCGGATCGGTGCCGTGTTCGTGCCGCTCAACCCGCTGCTCACCGCCGCCGAGCTGCGAGACATCGCCGGGGACGCGGACCTCGCCGCGGTCGTCACCGACACCGGCTTCCTGCCGGTGCTCGGTGTGCTGGAGGAGCTCGTCGGCGCCGAGCGCATCTTCTTCGTCGGCGACGTGCCCGAGCAGGGCCGGGGGCTCGCCGAGCTACGCACCCACGGCGCGCTGGGGCACGACCTCGACGTACGCGCCGACGACCCCCTGATGATCTGCTACACGAGCGGCACGACGGGCCGCGCCAAGGGCGCCGTCCTCACCCACGCCAACATGGAGGGCGTCGCCGCGAGCGCGATCGCCGTCGACGCCCTCGGCTTCCGCGACCGCGCGGTCGTCACCGTGCCCCTCGCCTTCACGGGGGCCGGTGTCTCGTTCGCGATCCCGTTCCTGCGCTGCGGCGGCTCGATCCTCATCCGCGACTCCTTCGACCCGGCCCGGCTCCTCGACGACATCGAGCACCGCGGCGTCAGCTTCGTCGGGGTCGTGCCGGTGATCCTCGAGCGGCTCGCCGCCCAGCCGGACTTCGCCGAGCGGGACCTCAGCGGGCTGCGGGTCGCCAAGGTGGGCGGGGCGGCGGTGCCCGAGCACCTGCTGCGCACCTACCACGACCGCGGCGTGGGGCTCGTCAACGCCTACGGCCTCACCGAGGGCTCGGGCCTCAACCTGGAGCTCCAGGCCCACGAGGCGCTGCGGCGGCTCGGCTCGGTCGGCCTGCCGCTGTGGGGTCAGGAGGCCCGCGTGCTCGACCCGTCCGGCCGCACGTGCGCGCCTGGGGAGCCGGGCGAGCTCGTGCTCGGCGGCAGCTGCGTGCTGCAGGAGTACTGGCGCAACCCCGCTGCCACCGCCGACACGATCCGCGACGGCTGGCTCCACACGGGGGACCTCGCCACGACCGACGAGGACGGCTACGTCCGGATCGTCGACCGGTCGAAGGACATGATCATCTCGGGCGGTCTCAACGTGTACCCGGCCGAGATCGAGTCCGTCCTCGCCGGCCACCCCGACGTCGTCGAGGTGGCCGTCGTCGGCGTCCCCGACGAGCGGTGGGGCGAGACCCCCGTCGCCTGCGTCGTGAGCGCCAACCCCGACCTCGACCTCGCCGACCTGACGACGTACGTCGCGGGCTCGCTCGCGACGTACAAGAGGCCGACGCGGCTCGAGCTGCGGAGCGAACCGCTGCCGCGGGGGATGAGCGGCAAGGTGCTGAGGCGGGAGCTGCGCTCCGCCCTGGTCGACCGGTCGTCGGCCGCGGTGGCGGGAGCCGGGTCGTGA
- a CDS encoding enoyl-CoA hydratase-related protein produces the protein MSAPLEEGDPLQVERIGPVTVLTLARPERLNALSHGMLRRLGEVLDGLMYDYEQRVVVLAGEGRAFCAGMDLKGQADGARWVDGVGAIQTTYAIQEVVARVITRLRDVPQPVVAAVHGIAAGGGLSLACAADVRVAEPGARFSAAFARLGVSGGDMGSSWFLPRIIGFERAAEALYTGREIGGEEAERIGLVAHLVPAGRARAEAIAIAERMCEVAPFTTRMTKSLLNASRDGVALRHHLELENRTQVMMTATDDFREACDAFGERRPAAFRDR, from the coding sequence GTGAGCGCCCCGCTGGAGGAGGGCGACCCGCTGCAGGTCGAGCGCATCGGGCCCGTCACGGTGCTCACACTGGCGCGTCCCGAACGCCTCAACGCCCTCTCACACGGGATGCTCCGGCGACTGGGGGAGGTGCTGGACGGGCTGATGTACGACTACGAGCAGCGGGTGGTGGTGCTGGCCGGGGAGGGGCGCGCCTTCTGCGCGGGCATGGACCTCAAGGGCCAGGCCGACGGCGCGCGCTGGGTGGACGGGGTCGGCGCGATCCAGACGACCTACGCCATCCAGGAGGTCGTGGCGCGTGTGATCACGCGGCTGCGGGACGTCCCGCAGCCCGTCGTGGCGGCCGTGCACGGCATCGCCGCGGGCGGCGGGCTGTCGCTCGCGTGTGCCGCCGACGTGCGCGTCGCCGAGCCCGGGGCGCGGTTCAGCGCGGCGTTCGCCCGGCTCGGCGTCTCCGGCGGCGACATGGGCTCGTCGTGGTTCCTGCCGCGGATCATCGGGTTCGAGCGGGCGGCCGAGGCGCTCTACACCGGACGGGAGATCGGCGGCGAGGAGGCGGAGCGGATCGGGCTGGTGGCCCACCTCGTGCCTGCCGGGCGGGCGCGGGCCGAGGCCATCGCGATCGCGGAGCGCATGTGCGAGGTCGCGCCCTTCACGACCCGCATGACGAAGTCGTTGCTCAACGCCTCGCGTGACGGGGTCGCCCTGCGGCACCACCTCGAGCTCGAGAACCGCACCCAGGTGATGATGACGGCGACCGACGACTTCCGCGAGGCGTGCGACGCCTTCGGCGAGCGCCGCCCCGCCGCGTTCCGGGACCGGTGA